A window of Metabacillus sp. B2-18 contains these coding sequences:
- a CDS encoding pre-peptidase C-terminal domain-containing protein, with protein sequence MKKIVSIFTLIILLSTSILFVPNASAANNQAYLNAVNLGEKLKATASQYNQRINEGEIVTLDLYYDQLSSLIRTTEKAIGKVPGSSNRKNLNTKYVTPAKVSRERVIYEVSQFRLLTILEGHLQSGNLSKLKNDLGKLDRLKRRATEIKQAGGYAGLPSSVNKSLSQWESDIRNHKNPIENQVIKAEVEANNTLNSANSIESGVIYKGKISDSTDVDYYKLNANDAGHIRVSLTDLPKDYEVAVYDRADNLVARSSRGGTNGEYITIERAVAGNYFIKVYPNGNDDYSEYEYKLKVTYEANNKNGSNDTMTSASLIENGRYYLDTLEDPQDIDWYTFTSDKRGDVHVTLDTLRYDYEVYLVNKFGEIVSRSTKGNNLSESIYVSDLEAGTYYIYVLGDSDDDYSKDDKYRLRADYPKNNIYFASLAEANNVMDNAFPLINSVSYEFKIEHGLDIDWYKITPNPGTLRVVLDQLPEDYELYLYDQYGTSVESSTRGARNNEVIEYDVREKVTYYIRVVPDSSSDYNKAAYRLRAFY encoded by the coding sequence ATGAAAAAGATCGTTTCGATTTTTACATTAATCATTTTACTTAGTACGAGCATATTATTTGTCCCAAATGCAAGTGCGGCGAATAATCAGGCTTATTTAAATGCAGTTAATTTAGGAGAAAAATTAAAAGCTACGGCTTCACAATATAATCAGCGTATAAATGAAGGAGAAATTGTTACTCTAGATCTTTATTATGACCAATTATCTTCATTAATTCGTACGACTGAAAAAGCGATCGGTAAGGTTCCTGGCAGTTCAAATAGAAAAAATTTAAATACTAAATATGTGACTCCAGCCAAAGTTTCTAGGGAACGTGTAATTTATGAAGTTTCTCAATTCCGTTTATTAACCATCCTGGAGGGACATTTACAAAGTGGAAATCTATCAAAATTAAAAAATGATCTAGGGAAACTTGATAGATTAAAAAGAAGAGCTACCGAGATAAAACAAGCAGGTGGTTATGCTGGATTACCGTCATCTGTGAATAAATCACTGTCACAATGGGAATCAGATATAAGAAATCACAAAAATCCTATTGAAAACCAAGTAATAAAAGCAGAAGTTGAAGCAAATAACACGCTGAATTCAGCAAATTCGATTGAATCAGGTGTGATTTATAAAGGGAAAATTTCAGATAGTACGGATGTTGATTATTATAAATTAAATGCTAATGATGCTGGGCATATTCGTGTTAGCTTGACTGATCTTCCAAAAGATTATGAAGTAGCTGTTTATGATCGTGCAGATAATCTAGTTGCTAGGTCAAGTCGTGGTGGAACTAACGGTGAATATATTACAATAGAAAGAGCGGTAGCCGGAAATTACTTCATAAAGGTTTATCCGAATGGAAACGATGATTATAGTGAGTATGAATATAAACTGAAAGTAACATACGAAGCAAATAACAAAAATGGTTCAAATGATACAATGACTAGTGCAAGCCTTATTGAAAATGGGAGATATTATCTGGATACATTAGAAGATCCACAGGATATTGACTGGTATACATTTACATCAGATAAAAGGGGAGATGTTCATGTCACTTTAGATACTCTTCGGTATGATTATGAGGTATATCTTGTTAATAAATTTGGGGAAATAGTTTCAAGGTCAACAAAGGGAAATAATCTATCAGAATCAATATATGTATCAGATTTAGAAGCTGGCACTTACTATATTTATGTTTTAGGTGATTCAGATGATGATTATTCAAAGGACGATAAATATCGTTTAAGAGCAGACTATCCTAAAAATAATATTTATTTTGCAAGTTTAGCAGAAGCAAACAATGTTATGGATAACGCATTTCCATTAATAAATAGTGTTTCGTATGAATTTAAAATCGAACATGGCTTAGACATTGATTGGTATAAAATCACGCCAAACCCAGGCACATTGCGAGTAGTTCTTGATCAATTACCAGAGGATTATGAACTATACTTATATGATCAATATGGAACTAGCGTAGAATCGTCTACTAGAGGTGCAAGAAATAATGAAGTGATTGAGTATGATGTTCGAGAGAAAGTGACCTATTACATCCGAGTTGTACCAGACTCTAGCAGTGATTATAACAAGGCTGCATATCGTTTGAGAGCATTTTACTAA